The following proteins come from a genomic window of Nocardioides albertanoniae:
- a CDS encoding DMT family transporter: protein MDHAAAVGLALGACVLFSLSAAVQQSASTRAPGRSGGIAGVEQLMLALVRNPLWVVGAGINAVGFGTQAVALHLGSVSVVQSVMPTQLLFALVFAAVAARHWPTVADWGSGAAICAGVILLVTDDHRGGTYADVGRVALFAAFVAVVICALLLVAHRFPPPIAAATTAVAAGCSFATTSVLLKITADRAATDGFLGLLTLPAFYGLLCTCGLGIVLTQAALAAGPLPWAMAAMTITNPTVSYAAAVIVFGASAPTLWVAVCAGALLVVGIIGLARSRSAARWTPGQPGAAGFVPDELSARK, encoded by the coding sequence ATGGATCATGCTGCGGCCGTCGGGCTGGCCCTCGGCGCGTGTGTCCTCTTCTCCCTCTCCGCCGCGGTGCAGCAGAGCGCCAGCACCCGCGCCCCCGGGCGCAGCGGCGGGATAGCCGGCGTCGAACAGCTGATGCTCGCGCTGGTGCGCAACCCGCTGTGGGTGGTCGGTGCCGGGATCAACGCCGTCGGGTTCGGTACGCAGGCGGTGGCGCTCCATCTCGGGTCGGTCTCGGTGGTGCAGTCGGTGATGCCGACGCAGCTGCTCTTCGCGCTCGTCTTCGCGGCCGTTGCCGCTCGACACTGGCCGACGGTGGCCGACTGGGGCAGCGGTGCGGCCATCTGTGCCGGCGTCATCCTCCTGGTCACCGACGACCATCGCGGAGGCACCTATGCCGACGTCGGTCGGGTCGCGCTCTTCGCCGCGTTCGTGGCGGTGGTGATCTGCGCCCTCCTGCTGGTGGCGCACAGGTTCCCGCCGCCGATCGCGGCCGCGACCACTGCGGTGGCGGCGGGATGCTCGTTCGCGACTACCTCGGTGCTGCTGAAGATCACCGCCGACCGCGCCGCCACCGACGGCTTCCTGGGGCTGCTCACGCTGCCGGCGTTCTACGGCCTGCTGTGCACCTGCGGCCTGGGGATCGTGCTCACCCAGGCGGCGCTCGCCGCCGGACCGCTGCCCTGGGCGATGGCGGCGATGACGATCACCAACCCCACCGTCTCCTACGCCGCGGCCGTCATCGTCTTCGGGGCCTCGGCTCCCACGCTGTGGGTGGCGGTGTGTGCCGGGGCGCTGTTGGTCGTCGGGATCATCGGGCTCGCTCGGTCACGCTCGGCGGCGAGGTGGACCCCTGGGCAGCCGGGCGCGGCCGGATTCGTCCCGGACGAGCTCTCTGCACGGAAATGA
- a CDS encoding type III effector → MNNKTGLLRRVVAVAAFSGVAVAMSAGTANAAPLTHTNDHNRTATECVEENTGGASDLSPSSQKAWADFICGAGQVTGGGARMVSGAWVGAPGLILAGATGSDLSPAQKKAWVNWDGGAHQVGTGAAMVVAGVYVGAPGIVMDKIAGGALPSELSSDELDQVSFLMPRDSAALDGVPTDQIPNPMSALGIF, encoded by the coding sequence ATGAACAACAAGACAGGGCTGCTGCGCCGCGTCGTGGCCGTAGCCGCCTTCTCGGGTGTCGCCGTCGCGATGAGCGCAGGGACCGCCAACGCGGCTCCGCTCACGCACACCAACGACCACAACCGCACCGCCACCGAGTGCGTCGAGGAGAACACCGGCGGCGCTTCGGACCTCTCGCCCTCGAGCCAGAAGGCCTGGGCCGACTTCATCTGCGGCGCCGGCCAGGTGACCGGCGGCGGCGCCCGCATGGTCAGCGGCGCCTGGGTCGGTGCCCCGGGCCTGATCCTCGCCGGTGCCACCGGCAGCGACCTGAGCCCCGCACAGAAGAAGGCGTGGGTCAACTGGGACGGTGGCGCACACCAGGTCGGCACCGGTGCCGCCATGGTCGTCGCCGGCGTCTACGTCGGTGCGCCCGGCATCGTCATGGACAAGATCGCCGGTGGGGCCCTCCCCTCCGAGCTGTCCTCCGACGAGCTCGACCAGGTCTCCTTCCTGATGCCGCGTGACAGCGCGGCCCTCGACGGCGTCCCGACGGACCAGATCCCGAACCCGATGTCGGCTCTCGGAATCTTCTGA
- a CDS encoding pirin family protein produces MTNLDPHPTPVECVGGTGEEGVEIQIIAPRDVPLGGPRAMNVRRTLPARARSLIGAWCFLDHYGPDDVVVSGGMEVPPHPHTGLATVSWLFTGEIEHRDSVGTVAMVRPGEVNLMTSGRGISHSENSTADTTVLHGAQLWVALPDEFRDAEPAFQNHRPTPIEQDGATVRVFLGSLLGATSPVRTHSEILGAEILLEPGARLEIPVDDRFEHGVLVDTGVVEMTGVGAAGPASATVAKDSLAYAPPGAETLVLQADDAWTRVLLLGGPPFGESIIMWWNFVGRTHEEVVAYREEWQDQITRGGAVVDDSQEVADGRFGVVEGNHQRPIPAPALPNARLRSRS; encoded by the coding sequence ATGACCAACCTTGACCCACATCCCACCCCGGTCGAGTGTGTCGGGGGCACAGGTGAGGAAGGCGTCGAGATCCAGATCATCGCGCCGCGCGACGTCCCGCTGGGAGGCCCGCGGGCGATGAACGTACGCCGCACCCTGCCCGCCCGCGCGCGGTCGCTGATCGGGGCGTGGTGCTTCTTGGACCATTACGGTCCCGACGACGTCGTCGTCTCGGGCGGGATGGAGGTGCCTCCCCACCCGCACACGGGGCTGGCGACGGTCTCGTGGCTGTTCACCGGCGAGATCGAGCATCGCGACTCGGTCGGCACGGTCGCGATGGTGCGTCCGGGTGAGGTCAACCTGATGACGTCCGGCCGGGGGATCTCCCACTCGGAGAACTCGACCGCAGACACGACCGTTCTCCACGGGGCCCAGCTGTGGGTCGCGCTCCCGGACGAGTTCCGCGACGCCGAGCCGGCGTTCCAGAACCATCGGCCCACGCCGATCGAGCAGGACGGTGCGACCGTGCGGGTCTTCCTGGGGTCGCTCCTGGGCGCCACCTCACCGGTGCGGACCCACTCGGAGATCCTCGGCGCCGAGATCCTGCTCGAGCCCGGCGCGCGTCTCGAGATCCCGGTCGACGACCGTTTCGAGCACGGCGTGCTGGTGGACACCGGCGTCGTGGAGATGACGGGCGTGGGTGCGGCCGGTCCGGCCTCGGCGACGGTGGCGAAGGACTCGCTGGCCTACGCGCCTCCGGGAGCCGAGACGCTCGTCCTCCAGGCCGACGACGCCTGGACCCGGGTGCTCCTCCTCGGTGGGCCGCCGTTCGGCGAGTCGATCATCATGTGGTGGAACTTCGTGGGGCGCACCCACGAGGAGGTCGTCGCCTACCGCGAGGAGTGGCAGGACCAGATCACCCGCGGCGGTGCGGTCGTCGACGACTCGCAGGAAGTGGCCGACGGCCGCTTCGGGGTGGTCGAGGGCAACCATCAACGTCCGATCCCGGCACCCGCGCTCCCCAACGCCCGCCTCCGCTCCCGCTCCTAG
- a CDS encoding LysE family translocator — protein sequence MHLVVGFLLLSALLSAVPGPSVLLETSRAITRGRRSAMWIVFGNALGGMVLLALVLAGLGAIVATSAQLFLVLKIVGAAYLLWLGIAAIRSGLSAPDEQHLDAADELPARRGAAVRQGFAVGVANPKSIVSLMAVLPQFVDLDLGNPTLQMLIIGLAGGLAQVGIETIWVVAAGTLRSWFQRRPVRIRYLKAAGGVAMIGLAGKLAVAR from the coding sequence ATGCATTTGGTCGTGGGTTTCCTGCTGCTCTCAGCCCTGCTGTCGGCGGTCCCCGGGCCGTCCGTGCTCCTGGAGACCAGTCGGGCCATCACCCGTGGCCGCCGGTCGGCGATGTGGATCGTCTTCGGCAACGCGCTCGGTGGCATGGTGCTGCTCGCCTTGGTGCTCGCGGGCCTCGGCGCGATCGTCGCGACCTCGGCGCAGCTGTTCCTGGTGCTGAAGATCGTCGGCGCTGCCTACCTGCTGTGGCTCGGGATCGCGGCGATCCGCTCGGGTCTCTCGGCGCCGGACGAACAGCACCTCGATGCGGCCGACGAGCTACCGGCCAGGCGAGGCGCCGCCGTACGCCAGGGTTTCGCGGTAGGCGTCGCCAACCCCAAGAGCATCGTGTCCCTGATGGCAGTCCTACCCCAGTTCGTCGACCTCGACCTGGGCAACCCGACGCTCCAGATGCTGATCATCGGTCTGGCCGGCGGTCTCGCCCAGGTCGGCATCGAGACGATCTGGGTCGTCGCAGCCGGGACCTTACGGTCATGGTTCCAACGGCGACCCGTCCGGATCCGCTACCTCAAGGCAGCTGGGGGCGTGGCCATGATCGGCCTCGCCGGGAAGCTGGCAGTCGCTCGCTAG
- a CDS encoding metallophosphoesterase, producing MQFGQYPAPRHAIAHLSDPHLYAGDRLIFGKVDPEPGFRLALERLRGMVTPPQAIVFTGDLADLGEHDAYVRLRKQVEPVAAELGAELIWVMGNHDEREVYSDVLFGESSDAPQDRVHEIGGLRIVVLDTTVPGWHHGDLTDAQLDWLADVLKEPAPHGTLLAMHHPPVPLPLNEASVIIELDGQDRLAEVLAGTDVRAILAGHLHYSTSTTFAGIPVSVASASCYTAAPATVDRYSASVDGHQAISLVHLYDEGVGGVPGAPVVHTTVPIGEAPEVAGFPSSVIDKLAPMTPAERRDLFSRKGKAARALRRQLRD from the coding sequence GTGCAATTCGGCCAGTATCCCGCTCCGCGCCACGCGATCGCCCACCTCTCCGACCCCCATCTCTACGCCGGGGACCGGCTGATCTTCGGCAAGGTCGATCCCGAGCCGGGCTTCAGGCTCGCCCTCGAGCGGCTCCGCGGGATGGTCACGCCACCCCAGGCCATCGTCTTCACCGGTGACCTCGCCGACCTGGGCGAGCACGACGCCTACGTACGCCTCCGCAAGCAGGTCGAGCCCGTCGCGGCCGAGCTCGGCGCAGAGCTCATCTGGGTGATGGGCAACCACGACGAGCGCGAGGTCTACTCCGACGTGCTCTTCGGCGAGAGCTCCGACGCCCCGCAGGACCGCGTGCACGAGATCGGCGGCCTGCGCATCGTCGTGCTGGACACCACCGTGCCCGGTTGGCACCACGGTGATCTCACCGACGCCCAGCTCGACTGGCTCGCCGACGTGCTGAAGGAGCCCGCGCCCCATGGCACCCTCTTGGCGATGCACCATCCGCCGGTGCCGCTGCCGCTCAACGAGGCCAGCGTGATCATCGAGCTCGACGGCCAGGACCGGCTGGCCGAGGTGCTCGCCGGCACCGACGTACGCGCCATCCTCGCAGGTCACCTGCACTACTCGACGAGCACGACCTTCGCCGGCATCCCGGTCTCGGTCGCCTCGGCGAGCTGCTACACGGCCGCTCCGGCGACCGTCGACCGCTACTCCGCCTCCGTCGACGGACACCAGGCGATCTCGCTGGTGCACCTCTACGACGAGGGCGTCGGCGGCGTGCCCGGAGCACCGGTCGTCCACACCACGGTGCCGATCGGCGAGGCTCCCGAGGTGGCCGGGTTCCCCTCCTCGGTCATCGACAAGCTCGCCCCGATGACTCCTGCCGAGCGCCGCGACCTCTTCTCCCGCAAGGGCAAGGCGGCCCGCGCGCTTCGACGTCAGCTCAGAGACTGA
- a CDS encoding type III effector, protein MSKNTGLLRRAAAVAAFSGVALALTTGTATAAPATAEVPTAASVSSADISPSTQKAWDDFIAGGAIAAGGASQMISGAWVGAPGLILAGATGQPLTPEQMMAWQNWDEGGHKVGMGVAMVVAGAYIGGPGYIIDQIEGGASPADFSPAELEKVSFLIPQDSPALDGIPADQIPNPMTLGSL, encoded by the coding sequence ATGAGCAAGAACACAGGGCTGCTCCGCCGCGCCGCGGCCGTCGCCGCCTTCTCGGGTGTCGCTCTCGCACTGACCACCGGCACCGCCACGGCCGCTCCGGCGACCGCCGAGGTGCCCACCGCTGCCTCCGTCTCGTCGGCAGACATCTCGCCCTCGACGCAGAAGGCGTGGGACGACTTCATCGCCGGCGGCGCCATCGCGGCCGGCGGCGCCTCCCAGATGATCAGCGGCGCCTGGGTCGGCGCCCCGGGCCTCATCCTGGCCGGCGCCACCGGCCAGCCGCTGACCCCCGAGCAGATGATGGCCTGGCAGAACTGGGACGAGGGCGGCCACAAGGTCGGCATGGGTGTCGCCATGGTCGTCGCCGGCGCCTACATCGGTGGCCCCGGCTACATCATCGACCAGATCGAGGGCGGCGCGAGCCCGGCCGACTTCTCGCCGGCCGAGCTGGAGAAGGTCTCGTTCCTGATCCCGCAGGACAGCCCGGCCCTGGACGGCATCCCCGCCGACCAGATCCCGAACCCGATGACCCTCGGGTCCCTCTGA
- a CDS encoding sensor histidine kinase, with the protein MTETAATPTPVPAGGNVPARGILAGQRLLDRWLHISLVVLVVASVVRYLQGHGLGDQAAVVLPGAALLLVAYAAGRRLTGTAAIVWLAAVVACWTLLALIAPSFSWAAVPLVFLALRVLPFRWAVAATVFLVAVVAVAWSRMTGLADPTVLLGPVCVAVLAVTAYRALERDAATRRALLADLESAQDEVADAERRAGVVAERARLSREIHDSVAQGLTSINLLLQAADQEWEVRPDDAHSHVDQAATMARSCLDEARRVVRDLAPAELTGGSALVTAVRQVAGDVAATTGLSVPVHVHGEPHEVGGRVATAVVRTLRGALANVAEHAAATTAVVSLTFHEGGVALDVRDDGAGFDPAAIKESDGLRGHGLAGMRARARLLGGDLAIESASGEGTVVAASFSAGQFDSEQAAKKQSAAKRSDVEPSASDTQGEPRD; encoded by the coding sequence ATGACCGAGACTGCGGCGACGCCGACCCCAGTGCCCGCCGGTGGGAACGTGCCCGCGCGCGGGATCCTCGCCGGCCAGAGGCTGCTCGACCGCTGGCTCCACATCTCGCTGGTGGTGCTCGTCGTGGCCTCGGTCGTGCGCTATCTGCAGGGTCACGGCCTCGGCGACCAAGCGGCGGTGGTGCTGCCCGGCGCGGCCCTCCTCCTGGTCGCGTACGCCGCGGGCCGCCGCCTGACCGGCACGGCCGCGATCGTCTGGCTGGCCGCGGTCGTCGCCTGCTGGACGCTGCTGGCGCTGATCGCGCCGTCGTTCTCGTGGGCCGCGGTGCCGCTGGTCTTCCTGGCGCTGAGGGTGCTGCCGTTCCGCTGGGCCGTGGCCGCCACGGTGTTCCTGGTGGCGGTCGTCGCGGTCGCCTGGAGCCGGATGACCGGCCTGGCCGACCCGACGGTGCTGCTCGGCCCCGTCTGTGTCGCGGTGCTCGCGGTCACCGCCTACCGGGCGCTGGAGCGCGACGCGGCGACCCGGCGGGCGCTCCTCGCCGACCTCGAGTCGGCCCAGGACGAGGTGGCCGACGCCGAGCGCCGTGCTGGTGTGGTCGCCGAGCGCGCTCGGTTGAGCCGGGAGATCCACGACAGCGTCGCCCAGGGCCTGACCAGCATCAACCTGCTGCTCCAGGCGGCCGATCAGGAGTGGGAGGTGCGCCCCGACGACGCCCACAGCCATGTCGACCAGGCCGCCACCATGGCCCGCTCCTGCCTCGACGAGGCCCGCCGGGTCGTCCGCGACCTCGCCCCCGCCGAGCTGACCGGCGGATCGGCCCTGGTCACCGCCGTACGCCAGGTTGCCGGCGACGTCGCCGCGACCACCGGGTTGTCGGTCCCGGTCCACGTGCACGGCGAGCCGCACGAGGTCGGCGGCCGTGTCGCCACGGCCGTCGTACGCACCCTGCGCGGCGCCCTCGCCAACGTCGCCGAGCACGCTGCTGCGACGACGGCGGTCGTCTCCCTCACCTTCCACGAGGGCGGTGTCGCTCTGGACGTTCGTGACGACGGGGCCGGGTTCGATCCGGCCGCGATCAAGGAGTCCGACGGCCTGCGTGGGCACGGGCTGGCCGGCATGCGGGCCCGTGCGCGGCTGCTGGGCGGCGACCTGGCCATCGAGAGCGCGTCTGGTGAGGGCACCGTGGTCGCGGCATCGTTCTCGGCCGGACAGTTCGACAGCGAACAGGCCGCCAAGAAACAATCTGCTGCCAAACGATCCGATGTCGAACCATCCGCCTCCGACACCCAGGGAGAGCCTCGTGACTGA
- a CDS encoding response regulator, with translation MTEPHIRVVLVDDHPVVRAGVRALVDGQDDLEVVGEAADSAEAVAVVAETEPDVVLMDLSLGDGPSGAETTRMVRDLPSPPQVLVLTTYDTEADVLEAVDSGAAGYLLKDAPPDELFRAIRGTARGETVLAPSVATRLLRRAASPTPKVSPREVEILRLLAKGLGNKEMARELLVSEATVKSHLSHIYTKLGVDTRAGAVATAIERRILRP, from the coding sequence GTGACTGAGCCACACATCCGGGTCGTGCTGGTCGACGACCATCCGGTCGTCCGGGCCGGCGTACGGGCCCTGGTCGACGGCCAGGACGATCTGGAGGTAGTCGGTGAGGCGGCCGACTCCGCGGAGGCCGTCGCGGTCGTCGCCGAGACCGAGCCCGACGTGGTGCTGATGGACCTCAGCCTCGGCGACGGACCGAGCGGCGCCGAGACCACCCGGATGGTCCGCGACCTGCCGTCGCCGCCGCAGGTGCTGGTGCTGACGACGTACGACACCGAGGCCGACGTGCTCGAGGCCGTCGACTCCGGAGCGGCGGGCTACCTGCTGAAGGACGCGCCACCTGACGAGCTCTTCCGGGCGATCCGTGGCACCGCCAGGGGAGAGACCGTGCTGGCGCCGTCGGTCGCGACCCGGCTGCTGCGGCGGGCCGCCTCGCCGACGCCGAAGGTGAGCCCGCGCGAGGTCGAGATCCTGCGGCTGCTCGCCAAGGGTCTGGGCAACAAGGAGATGGCCCGCGAGCTCCTGGTCAGCGAGGCGACGGTCAAGTCGCACCTCTCCCACATCTACACCAAGCTCGGCGTCGACACCCGCGCCGGCGCTGTCGCCACGGCCATCGAACGCCGCATCCTGCGGCCCTGA
- a CDS encoding glycosyltransferase, whose protein sequence is MKTALEALARGYLDAGHDRLLVVPGPYDAVTSTELGEVVQLRAPRVGGGYRLIIEPWRVTDVLSRFNPTSLEVSDKFTMLPVSRWARRQGIGTVLFSHERLDEYMPTYTGMDTTSKVSTALLNRMLVRSFDQVLVTSDYARHEFEPLAATVGCPIAQVPLGVDLDFFRPSLAHRGDTLNLIHVGRLSREKSPDLAVATAVELHRRGFDVRMDVYGDGPHRAEIEALAGDAPVVFHGHVSDRQRIARALAEADVALSVCPRETFGLAVLEALASGTPVVTADRGGARELVDRRCGAWGAAHPAALADAVIDVAERPVTATRQAARERAEQFPWARTIEEMLSLHESLARESAPTYVLARSRQRQAARRSRRYA, encoded by the coding sequence ATGAAGACGGCCCTGGAAGCTCTCGCCCGTGGCTACCTCGACGCCGGCCACGACCGTCTTCTCGTCGTGCCCGGCCCCTACGACGCGGTCACGTCGACCGAGCTCGGCGAGGTCGTTCAGCTGCGGGCCCCACGGGTCGGCGGCGGCTACCGGCTGATCATCGAGCCGTGGCGGGTGACCGACGTGCTCAGCCGCTTCAACCCGACCAGCCTCGAGGTCAGCGACAAGTTCACGATGCTGCCGGTCTCGCGCTGGGCCCGGCGCCAGGGCATCGGGACCGTGCTCTTCTCGCATGAGCGGCTCGACGAGTACATGCCCACCTACACCGGCATGGACACCACCTCGAAGGTCTCCACCGCGCTCCTCAACCGGATGCTGGTGCGCTCCTTCGACCAGGTGCTGGTGACCTCCGACTACGCCCGCCACGAGTTCGAGCCGCTGGCCGCGACCGTCGGCTGCCCGATCGCGCAGGTGCCGCTCGGGGTCGATCTCGACTTCTTCCGGCCGTCGCTCGCCCACCGCGGCGACACCCTGAACCTCATCCATGTCGGGCGTCTCTCCCGCGAGAAGTCGCCCGACCTCGCTGTGGCCACCGCGGTCGAGCTGCATCGCAGGGGCTTCGACGTACGCATGGATGTCTACGGCGACGGGCCCCACCGCGCGGAGATCGAGGCGCTCGCTGGCGATGCGCCGGTCGTCTTCCACGGGCACGTCTCCGACCGGCAGCGGATCGCCCGCGCCCTGGCCGAGGCCGACGTCGCGCTCTCCGTCTGCCCCCGCGAGACGTTCGGGCTCGCCGTGCTGGAAGCCTTGGCCAGCGGTACGCCGGTGGTGACCGCCGATCGCGGCGGAGCCCGCGAGCTCGTCGACCGCCGGTGCGGAGCCTGGGGCGCGGCGCACCCCGCGGCGCTCGCCGACGCCGTCATCGATGTCGCCGAGCGGCCGGTGACGGCGACTCGCCAGGCGGCCCGCGAGCGGGCCGAGCAGTTCCCGTGGGCACGGACGATCGAGGAGATGCTCTCGCTCCACGAGAGCCTCGCCCGGGAGTCGGCGCCCACCTATGTGCTCGCACGTTCGCGGCAGCGCCAGGCGGCCCGACGGTCTCGGCGCTATGCCTGA
- a CDS encoding serine hydrolase domain-containing protein, which yields MSRKILRTSTAALAAVLLPLTAVPAAYADPAPKPSPTWQDPTALTREATAIAERTAAERAAAAKQGLQAKTAAPTATDLDAAVDSLIADGAVGVTARVEAPDLEWSGSGGVREVGKNKPVKDGDRFHVASNTKTMIATLVMQEVERGTWTLDTPADDVLPGIFPDGVTIQHLLSHTSGAPRGPEELLLTRIDDPDSWEQFIDAVKQHYTEAEHLAAMRSVDWLFEPGTDFSYSNYGYVALGVMLEEETGQELDDLLRRRIFKPAGMHRSDYPETSHNRGPFLEGAVTIDQTGWQPLTDLDPSVFRASGAATSTTRDLASLNEALLTGDLVSPASVDAMLPPRAGSADPEYGLGIYRVADPCTEGEYLYGHDGAHFGTESINWSSRDGKRQISLAWTGRDYTGATEPPYDLGLLLEPMLLATC from the coding sequence ATGTCTCGGAAGATCCTCCGCACGAGCACCGCGGCGCTGGCCGCGGTGCTCCTCCCTCTGACGGCCGTCCCGGCGGCGTACGCCGATCCGGCACCGAAGCCCTCCCCGACCTGGCAGGACCCGACCGCACTGACCCGGGAGGCGACCGCGATCGCCGAACGGACGGCCGCCGAGCGGGCAGCTGCCGCGAAGCAGGGCCTGCAGGCGAAGACTGCGGCTCCAACCGCCACCGACCTGGACGCGGCCGTCGACTCCCTCATCGCCGACGGAGCCGTCGGGGTGACTGCCCGGGTCGAGGCGCCCGACCTGGAGTGGTCGGGGTCCGGCGGCGTACGTGAGGTCGGGAAGAACAAGCCGGTCAAGGACGGCGACCGCTTCCACGTCGCCAGCAACACCAAGACGATGATCGCGACCCTGGTCATGCAGGAGGTCGAGCGGGGCACGTGGACCCTCGACACGCCCGCCGACGACGTGCTGCCGGGCATCTTCCCCGACGGCGTCACGATCCAGCATCTGCTCAGCCACACCTCCGGCGCTCCGCGCGGGCCCGAGGAGCTGCTGCTGACGCGCATCGACGACCCCGACTCGTGGGAGCAGTTCATCGACGCCGTCAAGCAGCACTACACCGAGGCCGAGCACCTGGCCGCGATGCGCTCGGTCGACTGGCTCTTCGAGCCGGGCACGGACTTCAGCTACTCCAACTACGGCTACGTCGCCCTCGGCGTCATGCTCGAGGAGGAGACCGGGCAGGAGCTCGACGACCTGCTGCGCCGGCGCATCTTCAAGCCGGCCGGGATGCACCGGTCCGACTACCCCGAGACCTCGCACAACCGTGGTCCGTTCCTCGAAGGTGCGGTCACGATCGACCAGACCGGATGGCAGCCGCTGACCGACCTGGACCCGAGCGTCTTCCGTGCCTCCGGCGCCGCGACCAGCACCACCCGCGACCTGGCCTCGCTCAACGAGGCGCTGCTGACCGGTGACCTGGTCTCGCCGGCGTCGGTCGACGCCATGCTCCCGCCTCGCGCGGGCAGCGCCGATCCCGAGTACGGGCTGGGCATCTATCGCGTCGCAGACCCCTGCACGGAGGGCGAATACCTCTACGGCCACGACGGCGCGCACTTCGGCACCGAGTCGATCAACTGGAGCTCGCGCGACGGCAAGCGCCAGATCAGCCTCGCGTGGACCGGCCGCGACTACACCGGCGCCACCGAGCCGCCCTACGACCTCGGCCTGCTGCTCGAGCCGATGCTGCTGGCGACCTGCTGA
- a CDS encoding ROK family protein, which produces MNVEQPDPGVVLAVAVGRSRSQAALFDLAGRELAGDTRDHEVGISAEALMPEVVERLTKMVTAVDLPVLAIGMSLPGVVNPDLGMSIDTPAMGGWDGVQLAVYFQSLTDAPLILAHDAHALARSELFNADHPVRNALVVKASTGLGMGIIADGKVITGALGAAGEIGHTRIDAAGDRPCRCGSTGCLETVASGWALAQRLTDSGVPAGHVRDLVAAALAGDAVARGLLREGGRQLGEVVATAVNLLNPEVIVIGGDMAGAFDLYTAGVRESVYARANPIATRELTFMAQLHGDSSGLAGCAAIAIEHVLQT; this is translated from the coding sequence GTGAATGTGGAGCAGCCCGACCCCGGAGTAGTCCTCGCCGTCGCCGTCGGTCGCAGCCGCAGCCAGGCAGCGCTCTTCGACCTCGCGGGGCGCGAGCTGGCAGGTGACACGCGCGACCATGAGGTCGGCATCTCCGCCGAGGCGCTGATGCCCGAGGTGGTCGAGCGGCTGACGAAGATGGTCACCGCGGTCGACCTGCCGGTGCTGGCCATCGGGATGAGCCTGCCCGGCGTGGTCAACCCGGATCTCGGTATGAGCATCGACACCCCGGCGATGGGCGGCTGGGACGGCGTACAGCTGGCCGTGTACTTCCAGTCGCTGACCGACGCCCCGCTGATCCTCGCCCACGACGCGCACGCGCTGGCGCGCTCGGAGCTGTTCAACGCCGACCATCCCGTACGCAACGCCTTGGTCGTCAAGGCCTCGACGGGCCTCGGCATGGGCATCATCGCCGACGGCAAGGTGATCACCGGAGCGCTCGGGGCGGCCGGCGAGATCGGCCACACCCGTATCGACGCGGCCGGTGACCGGCCCTGCCGCTGCGGTTCGACCGGCTGCCTGGAGACGGTCGCCTCCGGCTGGGCGCTGGCCCAGCGGCTCACCGACTCCGGCGTACCCGCCGGCCACGTACGCGACCTGGTGGCCGCCGCGCTCGCCGGCGACGCCGTCGCGCGCGGGCTGCTGCGCGAGGGTGGCCGCCAGCTCGGCGAGGTGGTGGCCACGGCCGTCAACCTGCTCAACCCCGAGGTGATCGTCATCGGGGGCGACATGGCGGGTGCCTTCGACCTCTACACCGCGGGCGTGCGCGAGAGCGTCTACGCGCGCGCCAACCCGATCGCCACGCGTGAGCTCACCTTCATGGCTCAGCTCCACGGCGACTCGTCCGGGCTGGCGGGCTGCGCCGCGATCGCGATCGAGCACGTCCTGCAGACCTGA